The Akkermansia muciniphila genome contains a region encoding:
- a CDS encoding N-acetylmuramoyl-L-alanine amidase, with protein MNIALDIGHANNTGSRGNGLEEHATAMTIANHLAPMLSAQGHAVTIIDFPRMDNDDDLAATVKAINAGGFDISISLHCDSAGSATACGAHVCHHRNYHDDGSYTDSACGKRLAEAIAGPLCKLMPGRADHVQARPDRSCKPNKTSLYVLRKTVPPAVLVECGFLSNPGDASLLRDTPGAIARAIAHGVDAYTLNQ; from the coding sequence ATGAACATCGCTTTAGACATCGGACATGCCAACAATACCGGCTCCCGCGGCAACGGCCTGGAAGAACATGCCACCGCCATGACCATTGCCAACCATCTGGCCCCCATGCTGTCGGCCCAGGGACACGCTGTCACCATCATCGACTTCCCTCGTATGGACAACGACGACGATCTTGCCGCTACGGTCAAGGCCATCAACGCCGGAGGGTTCGATATTTCCATTTCCTTGCACTGTGATTCCGCGGGTTCGGCGACGGCCTGCGGGGCCCATGTCTGCCACCATCGCAATTACCATGACGACGGTTCCTATACGGATTCCGCTTGTGGCAAACGTCTGGCCGAAGCCATTGCCGGGCCTCTCTGCAAGCTCATGCCGGGCCGCGCCGACCATGTACAGGCACGTCCTGACCGCTCCTGTAAGCCCAACAAGACCAGCCTGTATGTGCTCCGCAAGACCGTGCCGCCCGCTGTGCTGGTAGAGTGCGGTTTCTTGTCCAACCCTGGAGACGCTTCCCTGTTACGCGATACCCCCGGCGCCATTGCCCGCGCTATTGCGCATGGCGTAGACGCGTACACCCTCAACCAGTAA
- a CDS encoding helix-turn-helix domain-containing protein → MNIEERKMLHLIVLAGDCAACSVTPPIQPTMSSVMRMLGLLGAMTLSELADIIPCSLEALRQQLSRLMRCGLVSKKVEKRDGKPVGMYKLTPSGTITLQGWMADTEKFLKKITQPERK, encoded by the coding sequence ATGAACATTGAAGAAAGGAAAATGCTGCACCTGATTGTGCTGGCCGGAGACTGTGCCGCTTGCAGCGTGACGCCCCCGATTCAGCCCACCATGTCCTCCGTGATGCGGATGCTGGGACTGCTGGGAGCCATGACGCTTTCAGAGCTGGCTGACATCATCCCCTGCTCGCTCGAGGCGTTGCGCCAGCAGTTGAGTCGCCTGATGCGCTGCGGCCTCGTGTCAAAGAAGGTTGAAAAGCGCGATGGAAAGCCCGTGGGCATGTACAAACTGACGCCCAGCGGCACCATTACCCTGCAAGGGTGGATGGCCGATACAGAGAAGTTTCTCAAGAAAATAACCCAACCAGAAAGGAAATAG
- a CDS encoding DnaA/Hda family protein codes for MRSYKPVRYDMGGFDERVHPEVQAMHREVQWFINDVVNKVRPRRWLSLLGASGIGKTHLAEAARDALFKERPSLPIQFWKWQKVVSMLRSGDWAFVEYLVKEVYVLILDDIGAENTTPPILSALNRVVDGRLGKWTMLTSNLLPVHIGEHLDARIASRLYRGNNVVCQVENAPDYCFERYRRREGKE; via the coding sequence ATGCGCAGCTACAAGCCTGTACGTTATGACATGGGCGGCTTTGACGAGCGAGTGCATCCGGAGGTCCAAGCCATGCACCGGGAAGTGCAGTGGTTCATCAACGACGTTGTGAACAAGGTTCGTCCGCGTCGCTGGCTGTCCCTGCTGGGGGCCTCCGGTATAGGCAAGACGCACTTGGCGGAGGCTGCCAGGGATGCGCTGTTCAAAGAGCGCCCTTCGCTGCCTATCCAGTTCTGGAAGTGGCAGAAGGTGGTTTCCATGCTCCGTTCCGGAGACTGGGCATTTGTGGAGTACCTGGTCAAAGAGGTGTACGTGCTGATTCTGGATGACATCGGTGCCGAAAATACCACGCCTCCCATTCTTTCCGCCCTGAACCGTGTTGTAGATGGGAGGCTGGGGAAATGGACCATGCTCACGTCCAATCTGCTGCCGGTGCATATCGGGGAACATTTGGATGCCCGTATTGCCTCACGCCTCTATCGCGGCAATAACGTGGTATGCCAGGTCGAGAATGCGCCGGATTATTGCTTTGAACGATACCGCAGAAGGGAGGGAAAAGAATGA
- a CDS encoding DNA adenine methylase: MKAVLRYLGAKNRLADWIVSFFPEHKIYVEPYGGSAAALLNKAPVEIEVYNDLYDDVVNLFRVIRSDRYVELMEQVNMTPFSEREYELAAQDKSGDELERARKFLVCSFMAVSCDGMFRKTGFRRDRNASCGRVVGKWQRLPNLLAEAHVRLSGVTIRKQGALDIIREYDSPDTLFYLDPPYMHETRTKDGRYAFEYDHGDHERLLRLVTGLKGKVVLSGYDNGLYASMLQGWRVEKKATESMRRSQRIECLWMNYNPQLTLF, encoded by the coding sequence ATGAAAGCCGTGCTTAGATACCTTGGTGCCAAGAACAGGCTGGCCGACTGGATTGTTTCATTTTTCCCGGAACATAAAATCTATGTCGAACCATACGGAGGTTCTGCGGCCGCCCTCCTGAACAAAGCTCCTGTGGAGATTGAGGTTTACAATGATCTCTATGATGATGTGGTGAATTTGTTCCGCGTTATTCGTTCCGATCGTTATGTAGAGCTGATGGAACAGGTGAATATGACTCCGTTTTCAGAGCGGGAGTATGAGTTGGCGGCCCAGGACAAGTCCGGGGATGAGCTTGAGCGGGCGAGGAAGTTTCTTGTTTGCTCGTTCATGGCTGTTTCCTGCGACGGGATGTTCCGCAAAACAGGATTCCGGAGAGACCGGAATGCCAGTTGCGGGCGGGTTGTCGGCAAGTGGCAAAGGCTGCCCAATCTGCTGGCGGAGGCTCATGTCCGGTTGTCGGGCGTGACTATCCGAAAGCAGGGCGCGCTGGATATTATCCGGGAGTATGATTCTCCCGATACCCTGTTTTATCTGGATCCTCCCTACATGCACGAGACGCGGACAAAGGACGGCCGCTATGCTTTTGAGTATGATCATGGGGATCATGAACGGCTTTTGCGTCTTGTTACAGGGCTGAAAGGCAAAGTTGTTCTGTCCGGCTATGATAACGGCCTTTATGCCTCCATGCTTCAGGGCTGGAGGGTAGAGAAGAAGGCTACGGAGAGTATGCGACGTTCGCAGAGGATTGAATGCCTGTGGATGAACTACAACCCCCAACTGACACTTTTTTGA
- a CDS encoding DUF2800 domain-containing protein, which translates to MDILSAYDPRQGLPSASAFGRLALCPGSFTMEKACPDESSDAASEGTLLHAYMEQLLTGEPWEGTPLTAEQVELCERAMRLLDGVKEMIERDNPGAVFHLVSTEERVFYRNLFGTAYYSGQWDALFEVNCPDSSFMMVADWKFGRVEVDSAEANRQLEALVPLVAQKEHNDNAIHQGIYAAIIQPRVAGPASVAFYDAEAIDQAEQRSLAVAKAAMDPDAPRYCSEEACRYCRAKAVCHEAAAMVQQAALIATDRDKWELFSPDEKIQAYRLAKTAKKWAAAAEYRFEQDVAAGLIPGFEMGPGRTSFTVTDPSGAFSALNAEFPEVVTAEAFAGCCKVGITELDKLVHEACKAANPKATTKSSREWLRQLLAEYGESKTTKGSVKEIGQ; encoded by the coding sequence ATGGATATATTATCGGCTTACGACCCCCGCCAGGGGCTACCCTCCGCCTCCGCATTTGGACGGCTGGCCTTGTGTCCCGGCTCCTTCACGATGGAGAAAGCATGCCCGGATGAAAGTTCTGATGCGGCCTCCGAAGGAACCTTGCTACATGCCTACATGGAGCAACTGCTGACCGGCGAACCTTGGGAAGGAACCCCGCTGACAGCGGAACAGGTGGAGCTTTGCGAACGAGCCATGCGTCTGCTGGATGGGGTGAAAGAGATGATCGAGAGAGACAACCCCGGCGCCGTATTTCATCTGGTTTCTACGGAAGAAAGAGTGTTTTACCGCAACCTGTTCGGGACTGCGTACTATTCCGGACAGTGGGACGCCTTATTTGAGGTGAATTGCCCCGATTCCAGCTTCATGATGGTAGCAGACTGGAAGTTTGGCCGTGTGGAAGTTGATTCCGCCGAGGCCAACCGCCAGCTTGAGGCCCTTGTCCCTTTGGTGGCCCAAAAGGAGCATAATGACAATGCCATTCATCAAGGTATTTATGCGGCCATCATCCAGCCGCGCGTGGCTGGTCCGGCATCCGTTGCATTTTACGATGCCGAGGCGATTGACCAGGCTGAACAGAGGTCTCTTGCCGTCGCCAAGGCAGCTATGGACCCGGACGCTCCGCGTTATTGCAGCGAGGAAGCCTGCCGGTATTGCCGGGCCAAGGCGGTGTGCCACGAAGCTGCGGCCATGGTGCAACAGGCGGCCCTGATCGCTACGGACCGGGATAAGTGGGAGCTGTTTTCCCCTGACGAAAAGATCCAGGCTTACCGCCTGGCGAAGACGGCGAAGAAATGGGCAGCGGCAGCGGAATACCGGTTTGAACAGGATGTGGCCGCCGGCTTGATTCCTGGCTTTGAAATGGGCCCCGGTCGCACCAGCTTCACGGTAACGGACCCCTCCGGCGCATTTTCCGCACTGAATGCCGAGTTCCCGGAAGTGGTGACGGCGGAAGCATTCGCCGGCTGCTGCAAGGTGGGAATCACGGAGTTGGACAAGCTGGTGCATGAAGCCTGCAAGGCGGCAAACCCGAAGGCAACCACGAAGAGCAGCCGTGAATGGCTGCGGCAGTTGCTGGCGGAGTATGGCGAATCGAAAACCACGAAGGGCTCCGTGAAGGAGATAGGACAATAA
- a CDS encoding S24 family peptidase: MRVTKNEIKNWMKENNLERAWLAKECGVSKATVDTWLSSDRGVPSKAQLTIQTLIFKTTGKKEYGPEFHREAEMDTKFRLPVEIDMATLHKAEQEAFRRGMKLSEYCSLSVKWCANQPQINLGEKEESSHQSYFRTVNPVPAQEAEVIGNIAAGNLEEGDTIPFMIRTDRPLGKGEYALRVNGKSMEPKIMDGSLIIVKKYTVPPIPKVGTIVEYNDERGVTLKKLGRRKNPETGKMEYVLKPINPEYKDIIPMDGGRISGIYVTTLTNWSRI, translated from the coding sequence ATGAGGGTAACTAAAAATGAGATTAAAAACTGGATGAAGGAGAACAATCTTGAGCGGGCATGGCTTGCAAAAGAGTGTGGCGTTAGTAAGGCAACGGTGGATACATGGCTGTCGTCAGATCGGGGGGTTCCCTCTAAGGCTCAATTGACTATTCAGACTCTTATTTTCAAAACCACCGGAAAGAAGGAGTACGGGCCTGAATTCCACCGTGAAGCTGAAATGGACACAAAGTTCCGGCTACCCGTGGAAATAGACATGGCTACCCTGCACAAGGCCGAACAGGAAGCGTTCCGTCGTGGCATGAAGCTCTCCGAGTATTGTTCTCTATCTGTAAAGTGGTGTGCCAACCAGCCCCAAATCAACCTTGGAGAGAAAGAGGAAAGCAGTCATCAGAGCTATTTCCGCACAGTAAATCCTGTGCCTGCTCAAGAGGCAGAGGTCATCGGTAATATTGCAGCAGGCAATTTGGAAGAAGGAGATACGATACCTTTTATGATCCGTACAGACAGGCCGCTAGGCAAAGGAGAATATGCGTTGCGGGTCAACGGGAAATCCATGGAGCCTAAGATCATGGACGGATCTCTCATTATCGTGAAGAAATATACCGTCCCTCCCATACCCAAAGTAGGAACGATTGTGGAGTACAACGATGAACGCGGCGTCACCCTCAAAAAACTGGGACGCCGTAAAAATCCGGAAACCGGCAAGATGGAATATGTTCTCAAGCCTATCAATCCGGAGTACAAAGATATTATACCAATGGATGGAGGACGTATATCAGGAATCTATGTAACAACCTTGACGAATTGGAGCAGGATATAA
- a CDS encoding glucosaminidase domain-containing protein, translating into MNAPVPRDVTGDALRRGVVQVGQNIGGVFREMVDTEDSMKQMEQERTLMMMQDEVNRESKRRLQLPDGDPEAFFDERGNFSHVNVRDFLTPYRKTLEGIGSGIMVPERAQRMQMKAALIGDKMLSNLMDNGFEVAKQKQKQELDTNLKLAEETGNWGWYEDSLLEAEKEGALTHIQAELLRVKGNKIRYDKQQENLKTALFSSVAADPIRAAAAINKGLYNDLNPIDLDRAKREVRRRLADEATPAPLSAEDRRKIQEKNIEALKKQLPNGATEQMWRWARNAQKNGGRFTERDKVEIRGAFNTELDKLPVPQSREEANQIAERTAKKWALLGAYEGNQEYIRAVVMDKMTSRLDAAKGARRNDIGLVLRHIPDDAYIPNRSASVRDAYKKGDQKKIQEKEAARNLVESQIDEYVRVQMAYWRERNPEASIHDDRMQIFRFAAKKAKELNEYEHPEKLNVEKKSKEISRAFDSEAQVGDTRERTPDSGKDFIDRKNKEWKEYQEKQVPYTPQVEVVKDSAPLAVPMSFVAGRRAGAYVPREMYQQLVQKYGSRPCLKATMDQSKAYNEVPVVGFYEGPNRGIELSGDEYGNRLIMLAGDKGNATVRFAPEEVPGMIEPGNIDLSARPVVRNTDGSISTVRSISVEMDGKEYLIPTVSEDGKVLSEDDAVKQFKQTGKHLGVFNSPEDATAYARQLHEDQESFYAPQQQGTSSVLNQPISSPQKAAQVLSPALLQYESAFRRAGEKYGVDPDLLMAIAIHETGNGTSSAFRNKKNAMGVSPNGGGPRSFETVEAGIEYMAGQLARNYLGKGLTTIAAIGKKYAPPGASNDPKGLNSHWVKGVSEYYFQLKA; encoded by the coding sequence GTGAACGCCCCGGTGCCTCGTGACGTGACTGGGGATGCCTTGCGCCGTGGCGTCGTCCAGGTTGGCCAGAACATCGGCGGGGTGTTCCGCGAGATGGTAGATACAGAGGATTCCATGAAGCAAATGGAGCAGGAGCGGACTCTGATGATGATGCAGGACGAGGTGAATCGTGAGAGCAAGAGGCGGCTGCAGCTCCCGGATGGAGACCCGGAAGCGTTTTTTGACGAGAGGGGGAATTTCAGTCACGTGAACGTGCGCGATTTCCTGACCCCCTACCGGAAGACCTTGGAGGGAATAGGAAGCGGCATCATGGTTCCAGAACGTGCGCAGAGGATGCAGATGAAGGCTGCCTTGATAGGGGACAAGATGTTGAGCAACCTGATGGATAACGGGTTTGAAGTAGCAAAACAGAAGCAAAAACAGGAGTTAGACACCAACCTCAAACTGGCTGAGGAAACAGGAAATTGGGGGTGGTATGAAGATTCCTTACTGGAAGCGGAAAAAGAAGGAGCTCTTACACACATACAAGCAGAGTTACTGCGCGTCAAAGGAAACAAGATCAGATATGACAAGCAGCAGGAGAATTTGAAGACAGCCTTGTTTTCCAGCGTCGCCGCCGATCCCATACGTGCGGCTGCGGCTATCAACAAGGGACTGTACAATGACCTGAATCCCATTGACCTGGACCGGGCCAAACGCGAGGTGCGCCGACGTCTGGCTGATGAGGCCACGCCCGCTCCACTTTCCGCAGAGGACCGCCGCAAAATTCAGGAAAAGAATATTGAAGCCCTGAAAAAACAGTTGCCCAACGGAGCTACTGAACAGATGTGGAGATGGGCCCGCAATGCCCAAAAGAACGGCGGACGGTTCACGGAACGGGACAAGGTGGAAATACGGGGTGCGTTCAATACGGAGTTGGACAAGCTTCCTGTTCCTCAATCACGCGAGGAGGCTAATCAGATTGCCGAGCGCACCGCCAAGAAGTGGGCACTCCTGGGGGCTTATGAGGGGAACCAGGAGTATATCCGCGCCGTGGTGATGGATAAGATGACTTCCCGGCTGGATGCCGCCAAGGGCGCACGCAGAAATGACATCGGTCTGGTGCTGCGCCATATTCCGGATGATGCGTATATTCCGAACAGGTCCGCTTCCGTACGGGATGCGTACAAGAAAGGTGACCAAAAGAAGATTCAGGAGAAGGAGGCTGCCAGAAATTTGGTAGAGAGCCAGATTGACGAGTATGTGCGCGTCCAGATGGCGTATTGGCGTGAACGGAATCCGGAGGCGAGCATTCACGACGACCGGATGCAGATTTTCAGATTTGCCGCAAAGAAAGCCAAAGAGTTGAACGAGTACGAGCATCCGGAAAAGCTGAATGTTGAGAAGAAGTCCAAGGAGATTTCCCGCGCTTTTGACAGTGAGGCCCAGGTAGGAGACACCAGGGAACGCACGCCGGATTCCGGGAAGGATTTCATCGACCGGAAGAATAAGGAGTGGAAGGAGTATCAGGAGAAGCAGGTTCCCTACACGCCGCAAGTGGAGGTCGTGAAAGACAGCGCCCCCCTGGCCGTCCCCATGTCCTTTGTGGCTGGCAGGCGCGCCGGGGCCTACGTGCCCAGGGAAATGTACCAGCAGCTTGTTCAGAAGTACGGAAGCCGCCCCTGTCTGAAAGCCACCATGGACCAGTCCAAGGCTTACAACGAAGTTCCCGTGGTGGGGTTTTATGAAGGCCCCAACAGGGGGATTGAGCTTTCCGGCGACGAGTACGGCAACCGCCTGATCATGCTCGCGGGGGACAAGGGGAATGCGACCGTCCGTTTTGCCCCCGAAGAGGTGCCCGGCATGATCGAGCCCGGCAATATTGATTTGAGCGCACGTCCCGTCGTCCGCAATACCGACGGCTCCATCAGCACGGTGCGTTCCATTTCCGTGGAGATGGACGGGAAGGAATACCTGATTCCTACCGTTTCCGAGGACGGCAAGGTTCTTTCCGAGGACGATGCCGTGAAGCAGTTCAAGCAAACCGGCAAACACCTGGGCGTGTTCAATTCTCCGGAGGACGCGACGGCGTATGCCAGACAGCTCCACGAGGACCAGGAGAGTTTTTATGCCCCGCAGCAACAAGGAACAAGCAGCGTACTGAACCAGCCTATTTCTTCCCCGCAGAAGGCCGCCCAGGTTCTTTCCCCCGCTCTTCTGCAGTACGAATCTGCCTTCCGGCGGGCCGGGGAGAAGTACGGTGTGGACCCTGATTTGCTGATGGCTATTGCCATCCACGAGACAGGCAACGGCACCAGTTCCGCTTTCCGGAATAAGAAGAATGCCATGGGCGTGAGTCCGAATGGCGGAGGTCCCCGGTCTTTTGAAACGGTCGAGGCCGGTATTGAGTACATGGCCGGACAGCTCGCCCGGAATTACCTGGGCAAAGGACTGACAACGATTGCCGCCATCGGCAAGAAGTACGCTCCCCCAGGAGCATCCAACGATCCCAAGGGATTGAATTCCCACTGGGTGAAGGGGGTTTCCGAATATTATTTCCAACTTAAAGCTTAA
- a CDS encoding tyrosine-type recombinase/integrase, with translation MSKPFYSGRLSINKEKSSPYWMVTFQGPDGKMRRRSTKVPVNGGEFEGDRITAKLAERLAYQRGVQIACAEAEEYQAHNNVSVRAWCDGYVMRKAALVSEDTARNARTAYKHFYAYLGTRADAPLRLITKADIKGFVAARREEVRQKTVAKDLAALSQAFTDAVDSEVIDRNPCTGVSIPPDRAGEKLHKEAFTLDEIRYMIEHFPPLWSSAVRCSFETFGQRLGDILRLNWNQFDWERRVVRFDTGKTGRWMDQPMREGFYQWALARWKEAGEPADALLHAPLLALGDGASAQFGLLLRTHGIGVVHGAAGGRRRRMNSKSFHSIRATAATMLQASGVSQGLAMELVGHDSSAVHSVYIRPSADQLRSAAESLPEL, from the coding sequence ATGAGCAAGCCTTTCTACAGCGGCCGTCTGTCCATCAACAAGGAAAAATCTTCCCCTTACTGGATGGTAACATTCCAGGGACCGGACGGCAAGATGCGGCGGCGCTCTACCAAGGTGCCTGTGAATGGCGGCGAGTTCGAGGGAGACCGCATCACGGCCAAGCTGGCGGAACGGCTCGCCTACCAGCGGGGCGTGCAGATTGCCTGCGCGGAGGCGGAAGAATATCAGGCGCACAATAATGTTTCCGTGCGCGCCTGGTGCGACGGCTACGTGATGCGCAAGGCGGCGCTGGTGTCGGAAGATACGGCGCGGAACGCCAGGACGGCCTACAAGCATTTTTACGCTTATCTTGGGACGCGGGCTGACGCCCCGCTGCGTCTGATCACCAAGGCGGACATCAAGGGCTTTGTGGCGGCCCGCCGGGAAGAAGTCAGGCAAAAGACGGTGGCCAAGGATTTGGCCGCCCTTTCCCAGGCATTCACGGATGCCGTAGATTCCGAAGTGATCGACCGCAACCCGTGCACCGGCGTTTCCATTCCCCCGGATCGCGCGGGCGAGAAACTGCACAAGGAAGCGTTCACCCTTGACGAGATACGCTACATGATTGAGCATTTCCCGCCCCTGTGGAGTTCCGCGGTGCGCTGCTCATTTGAGACCTTCGGCCAGAGGCTGGGGGATATTCTGCGCCTCAACTGGAATCAGTTTGACTGGGAGCGCCGCGTCGTGCGCTTTGACACGGGCAAGACGGGGCGCTGGATGGACCAGCCCATGAGAGAAGGATTTTACCAGTGGGCGCTTGCCCGCTGGAAGGAAGCCGGGGAACCGGCGGACGCACTGCTTCATGCTCCCCTGCTGGCCCTGGGGGATGGGGCTTCCGCCCAGTTCGGGCTATTGCTGCGCACTCACGGCATCGGTGTGGTGCATGGAGCGGCCGGCGGCCGCAGACGGAGGATGAACAGCAAATCGTTCCACAGCATCCGGGCCACGGCCGCCACCATGTTGCAGGCTTCCGGCGTTTCCCAGGGGCTGGCTATGGAGCTGGTGGGACATGATTCATCCGCCGTTCATAGCGTGTACATCCGCCCCTCCGCGGACCAACTACGTTCTGCTGCTGAATCCCTGCCGGAATTGTAA
- a CDS encoding serine protease, which produces MMKTASRKPCFSAILCGTALLASFPQALAQSTDSTGILSTTPQSVEDLQRIEHQLKQVLPRVLPALVCIEVNNGSGSGILVSEKGLVFSAAHVVDKQGTVLKIIMPDGTRLPGKTTAQNSESDAGLAEITTVLNKGLPRVQRTEKLPRVGDWVFALGHGGGLDQKRGPMVRLGRVVSLKNGVIQTDCKLIRGDSGGPLFNLNGELIGIHSRVGSGLEDNLHVPMKDFDALTEPPSGGKAPLPPSPEQDG; this is translated from the coding sequence ATGATGAAAACGGCTTCCCGGAAACCCTGTTTTTCCGCCATTCTCTGCGGCACGGCCCTGCTGGCTTCTTTTCCGCAGGCTCTGGCGCAGTCTACGGACAGCACAGGAATCCTCTCCACCACGCCGCAGTCCGTGGAGGATCTCCAGCGCATTGAACACCAGCTTAAGCAGGTGCTTCCCAGGGTGCTTCCCGCCCTGGTCTGCATTGAGGTGAACAACGGGAGCGGCTCCGGCATCCTGGTCTCGGAAAAAGGGCTGGTTTTTTCAGCGGCCCACGTCGTTGACAAGCAGGGAACCGTGCTCAAGATCATCATGCCGGACGGTACGCGCCTGCCCGGAAAGACCACGGCGCAGAACAGCGAGTCCGACGCCGGACTGGCTGAAATCACCACGGTGCTGAACAAGGGGCTTCCCCGTGTGCAGCGGACAGAGAAACTGCCCCGCGTGGGAGACTGGGTGTTCGCGCTGGGCCACGGAGGCGGACTGGACCAGAAACGCGGCCCGATGGTGCGCCTGGGCCGTGTGGTTTCCCTCAAGAATGGCGTTATCCAGACGGATTGCAAGCTGATCCGCGGGGATTCCGGCGGCCCTCTGTTCAACCTGAATGGAGAGTTGATCGGCATTCACAGCCGGGTGGGTTCCGGGCTTGAAGACAACCTTCACGTTCCCATGAAGGATTTCGACGCCCTGACGGAACCTCCCTCCGGAGGAAAAGCGCCCCTCCCCCCGTCACCGGAACAGGACGGCTAA
- a CDS encoding PDZ domain-containing protein encodes MKLPSCAYLLPVACFLLPSAVAEGYNGSLDFEQRINGKTVLKTIEPVRERLQELSAVFFSGHDVMVYGIVLSPDGYIATKASELHAHQNPVIRIGAAKYSHFKEIGTDPATDIAVVKVDASNLSAPGPVSHEAPMGMLVVSNGSTTRSSRRAQLGTLSAAQRPIPNGDTAYMGVVFAAPCSIQEVVKDGPADKAGAMDGDEILAVDGAPVTTLEAIYPILSKKEIGEKVTLKVSRKGNKVSYAITLGSRRKALGEDTPQNSNDLISGGFSKRRDDFPMVLQHDTPSRYTLMGGPLLNLKGELIGMNIARVNRAENYALPISVVQESVKRILEKAQQQEKKPQGDS; translated from the coding sequence ATGAAACTTCCCTCCTGCGCGTATCTGCTTCCCGTGGCCTGTTTCCTGCTGCCCTCCGCCGTGGCGGAAGGTTATAACGGGAGCCTGGATTTTGAACAGCGCATCAATGGAAAGACGGTTTTGAAGACCATTGAACCCGTGCGTGAACGCCTTCAGGAATTGAGCGCCGTTTTCTTTTCCGGCCATGACGTGATGGTTTACGGCATCGTCCTGAGTCCGGACGGCTACATCGCCACCAAGGCTTCCGAACTTCACGCCCACCAGAATCCGGTGATCCGTATAGGGGCTGCCAAGTACAGCCATTTCAAGGAGATCGGCACGGACCCGGCCACGGACATCGCCGTGGTGAAGGTGGACGCCTCCAACCTTTCCGCCCCCGGTCCCGTCAGCCATGAGGCTCCCATGGGAATGCTGGTGGTCAGCAACGGCTCCACCACCCGCAGTTCCAGACGGGCCCAGCTCGGCACCCTCAGCGCGGCGCAGCGCCCCATTCCGAACGGGGATACGGCTTACATGGGCGTGGTTTTCGCCGCTCCGTGCTCCATTCAGGAGGTCGTCAAGGATGGCCCCGCCGACAAGGCCGGCGCCATGGACGGAGATGAGATTCTGGCGGTGGACGGCGCCCCTGTTACCACGCTGGAAGCCATTTACCCCATTTTGTCCAAGAAGGAGATCGGGGAGAAGGTGACGCTGAAGGTCAGCCGCAAGGGCAACAAGGTTTCCTACGCCATCACGCTGGGTTCCCGGCGGAAGGCTCTGGGTGAAGATACGCCCCAGAATTCCAATGACCTGATCAGCGGAGGCTTCAGCAAGCGCCGGGATGATTTTCCCATGGTGCTCCAGCATGACACCCCTTCCCGGTATACACTGATGGGCGGCCCGCTGCTCAACCTAAAGGGAGAGCTCATCGGCATGAACATCGCCAGAGTGAACCGGGCGGAGAATTACGCCCTTCCCATCAGCGTGGTGCAGGAAAGCGTGAAGCGCATTCTGGAAAAAGCCCAGCAGCAGGAGAAGAAGCCCCAGGGAGATTCCTGA